The region AGTGGGCGCAAGAAATTCTAGAGAAATCGCCTATCTCAATTAAAATGCTAAAATTCGCCATGAATTTAACAGATGATGGTATGGTAGGTCAGCAAGTATTTGCTGGGGAAGCTACACGTTTGGCTTATATGAGTGATGAAGCTATTGAAGGAAGAAATGCGTTTTTAGAAAAACGTAAACCTAACTTTGATAAAAAATACATTCCGTAATATATTATGGAGAAATTCACTAATGAATCTATAGATTTAGAAAGTTTACCAAAATTTGAAGAAGTAATTTTTACACCTTTACAAAGCAACTATTTTAATGTATTGGTGTTTAATTTAGTTTTGGTACTAGCGGTTAGTTTACTTTTTTATATCGGATTGGAATGGTTTGCATATCTATCGATGTTTAAAAACAGTGTCGTATTTGTTCCTATAATCTTAATTTTACTCTTTAGTATTGCTTTTATTTTACTTAAACTCGGATTTAAGAAAAGAGGATTTGCAATTCGGAATCACGATATAATTTATAGAAGTGGCATTATTTCTGAAAACACTATAATTGTACCCTATAACCGGGTACAACATGTTGCTATTCATAGAGGGTTCATTTCTAGAAAACTGAATTTAGCAACAATACAATTATATACTGCTGGGGAAAATAGTGCTGATATTAAAATTCCAGGATTACTTGATGAAGAAGCTATTAAAATCAAAGAATTAGTTTCAAGTAAAATTAATTTACAACAACAATTTAGTACTGATAATCATCCTAATGAATAATTTTTCTATACCTCAAAAACAATCGTTATTAGGTGTGGTTGTAATGTTTGTAAATACATTGCAAAAATTAGTACGCGCTTTTTGGCCTATTTTGTTGATTAGTATAGTTAAACTGAATGCAACTAATAAACTTATTTTTTTTACTTCGATTGTAATCGGGATTGTTTTAGTAGGAATCTATGCTTTTATACAATATTTTAATTTTACTTTTTATATTGATGATAAAACGGATGAATTTGTAATTAATAAGGGTGTTTTAAATAAATCTAAAATTGCCATTCAGTTGAATAAAATTCAACAAGTAACCATCAATCAAACGATTTTGCAACGAATTATTGGTGTTTATAAATTAGAAATCGATACGGCCGGAAGTGATAGTAAAGAAGTTACGATAAATGCCCTGAACCATGAATTAGCGTTATTATTGAAAGAAAAGTTAGTTCAAGTTAGTACTAAAAATGATTCAATAGTAGAAAGTCAACAGAATGAAGCAGAGAAAGTTGAAATGAACAGTTCTACATTCTTTAAAGCGAGTATAAGCAGTTTGTTAAAAATAGGATTAACTTCAAACTACATCAAAAGTTTATCACTGTTACTTTTTTTTATTGCTTCTGCTTTTGAGAATTTAAATAAATTATCAGCAGAAACCGAATTGTACGAATCAAAAGTAGCATTGTTTTTCTCAAATTTATCAATTGCTACCGCCGTGTTTTTTGTTGGAATTGTATTAATTTCAGTGATTTTAATTATAAATTTAGTCAGAACTATTGTTAAATATTATGATTTTACGATAGTAAAAAATAACGATTCATTATCAATGCAATTCGGATTATTTAATACAAAAAATACATTGATGAATCCTGATAAAGTTCAAAAATTAAAAGTAACTCAGAATTATTTTCAAAGAAAATTAGACGTTTTGACCATTGAAGTTAATCAGGCGTCTAATGGTTTTGAAAATGAAAAAGATAAATTACAAATTCCGGCTTGTTCAGAATCAGAATCGGAAACGATCTTAAAATTAATTTACAATCAATATCCAATAAAAGGGCAAGTACTCAGTCCAAATATTCGAAAATTAGTTATAAATGCATTTTTTTTAATTCTATTTCCTATACTTATTTCGTTTATTTTGAATGAAAAATTTGAATTCGTTTCAAGAATATATTGGATTTTTTTGTGTCTTATTTATCTTGTTTTGAATTCAATTTTAGTTTATAAATCATATAAGCACTATAAATTATTTGTATCAGATAAATATATCATAAAGCAAGAAGGAGCTTGGGATATTGATACAATTATTATTGAACCACATAAAATTCAAACCATTGCAACTCATCAATATTTTTGGCAAAAAAAATCGAATATTGGTTCAATAACTTTATCTACCGCAGGTGGAAATCTTAATTTTTCAACAGCTAATTTTTCTGAAATGAAACAATTGGTTAATTATTGGTTATATCAAGTAGAAACAACAAATAAATCATGGATTTAATACTACATTATTTTTCAAAAGTTATCTTAATTGGATTTGGAATATTTCTTATCTGGTCAAGTTATATGATGTTTTTTAAATCAGAAAAAACAAAATCTATAATTGCACTTGCTGGTTCTACCAT is a window of Flavobacterium indicum GPTSA100-9 = DSM 17447 DNA encoding:
- a CDS encoding PH domain-containing protein translates to MEKFTNESIDLESLPKFEEVIFTPLQSNYFNVLVFNLVLVLAVSLLFYIGLEWFAYLSMFKNSVVFVPIILILLFSIAFILLKLGFKKRGFAIRNHDIIYRSGIISENTIIVPYNRVQHVAIHRGFISRKLNLATIQLYTAGENSADIKIPGLLDEEAIKIKELVSSKINLQQQFSTDNHPNE
- a CDS encoding PH domain-containing protein; amino-acid sequence: MNNFSIPQKQSLLGVVVMFVNTLQKLVRAFWPILLISIVKLNATNKLIFFTSIVIGIVLVGIYAFIQYFNFTFYIDDKTDEFVINKGVLNKSKIAIQLNKIQQVTINQTILQRIIGVYKLEIDTAGSDSKEVTINALNHELALLLKEKLVQVSTKNDSIVESQQNEAEKVEMNSSTFFKASISSLLKIGLTSNYIKSLSLLLFFIASAFENLNKLSAETELYESKVALFFSNLSIATAVFFVGIVLISVILIINLVRTIVKYYDFTIVKNNDSLSMQFGLFNTKNTLMNPDKVQKLKVTQNYFQRKLDVLTIEVNQASNGFENEKDKLQIPACSESESETILKLIYNQYPIKGQVLSPNIRKLVINAFFLILFPILISFILNEKFEFVSRIYWIFLCLIYLVLNSILVYKSYKHYKLFVSDKYIIKQEGAWDIDTIIIEPHKIQTIATHQYFWQKKSNIGSITLSTAGGNLNFSTANFSEMKQLVNYWLYQVETTNKSWI